In the Sulfitobacter pacificus genome, one interval contains:
- a CDS encoding pyridoxal-phosphate-dependent aminotransferase family protein, producing the protein MSRSPTLAHGRAYLAIPGPSVMPDAVLQAMHRAAPNIYAGELVEMMPSLAADLKRVARTRHQVAMYTGNGHAAWEASLANILQPGDKVLVPATGRFGIGWGETAKGLGAEVETIDFGKQSPMDMTRIEEVLRADKSHNIKAVLAVHVDTSTSIRNDISALRQTLDAVGHPALLMADCIASLGCDRFEMDEWGVDIMVTGCQKGLMVPPGMSFVFFNDKAEAARAKLPRVSWYWDWTPRAHAEEFFQYHAGTAPTHHLYGLRTALDMIHAEGIENVWARHSTLARAVWAACEVWGTTGSFAMNVTDPAYRSNAVTSLRLQSPDATALRDWVEQQLGLTLGIGLGMATPGDPAWHGFFRLGHMGHVNGQMIMGMLGGIEAGMRALNIDHGTGALDAAAEVIGGG; encoded by the coding sequence ATGTCCAGATCTCCGACCCTTGCGCATGGCCGCGCATATCTTGCCATTCCCGGCCCATCGGTCATGCCCGACGCCGTCCTGCAGGCGATGCACCGCGCGGCCCCCAATATCTATGCTGGTGAGCTGGTGGAAATGATGCCGTCGCTGGCGGCTGATCTTAAACGGGTGGCACGGACGCGCCATCAGGTGGCGATGTACACGGGCAATGGTCATGCGGCCTGGGAGGCATCCCTCGCCAATATCCTGCAACCGGGCGACAAGGTGCTGGTCCCTGCCACGGGCCGTTTTGGTATCGGCTGGGGAGAAACCGCCAAAGGGTTGGGAGCCGAGGTTGAAACGATCGACTTCGGCAAACAATCTCCGATGGATATGACCCGTATCGAAGAAGTGCTGCGGGCGGATAAATCACATAATATCAAAGCGGTGCTTGCTGTGCATGTGGATACTTCCACCTCGATCCGCAACGATATTTCCGCCCTGCGTCAGACGCTGGACGCTGTTGGACACCCGGCGCTGTTGATGGCCGATTGCATTGCGTCGCTGGGGTGTGACCGGTTCGAAATGGATGAGTGGGGCGTCGATATCATGGTCACCGGCTGTCAAAAGGGGCTGATGGTGCCCCCCGGCATGTCGTTCGTCTTTTTCAATGACAAGGCTGAAGCTGCGCGGGCCAAACTGCCCCGCGTGAGTTGGTATTGGGATTGGACCCCACGGGCCCACGCCGAAGAATTCTTCCAATATCATGCCGGTACGGCGCCTACGCATCACCTTTACGGGCTGCGCACTGCGCTTGATATGATCCACGCAGAGGGCATCGAAAATGTCTGGGCCCGCCACAGCACTCTTGCGCGCGCGGTCTGGGCCGCCTGTGAGGTCTGGGGAACCACCGGCAGTTTTGCGATGAACGTCACGGATCCCGCCTATCGCAGCAATGCTGTTACCTCCCTGCGTCTGCAATCCCCGGATGCCACAGCACTGCGCGATTGGGTGGAACAACAGCTTGGCCTGACGCTGGGCATTGGACTGGGCATGGCAACGCCCGGTGATCCGGCATGGCACGGATTCTTCCGGCTGGGCCATATGGGTCATGTAAACGGCCAGATGATCATGGGCATGCTGGGCGGTATCGAAGCGGGCATGCGCGCGCTGAACATCGACCATGGCACTGGTGCGCTGGATGCAGCGGCGGAGGTGATTGGTGGCGGTTAA
- a CDS encoding pyridoxal phosphate-dependent aminotransferase, producing MTEYRLTPLAQSLPATVPFVGPETQERNMGRQFDARLGANENVFGPSPHAIKAMAEAGHWMYGDPESHDLRQALATHHGTTPDHIIVGEGIDGLLGYVVRLFVEQGDAVVTSDGAYPTFNYHVAGFGGGLHKVPYKDDHEDPAALFAKAAEVDAKLVYLANPDNPMGSWHKGEDIAAALERLPARSLLVLDEAYVETAPEGTALPLAWGDPRVIRMRTFSKAYGMAGARVGYAIAAPELITAFHKVRNHFGMNRAAQAGAVAALADQAWLAVVKDRIAQARIQIAQIGRDNGLMPLPSATNFVTLDCGSDAAFAKAILDGLVARGIFVRMPFVAPQNRCIRVSCGTNADHAAFAAALPAAIAAAKKG from the coding sequence ATGACAGAGTATCGCCTGACCCCGCTTGCCCAATCCCTGCCCGCCACTGTCCCCTTTGTCGGACCTGAAACACAAGAGCGCAACATGGGGCGGCAGTTTGACGCCCGTCTGGGCGCGAATGAGAATGTCTTTGGCCCCTCCCCCCACGCGATCAAGGCGATGGCCGAGGCGGGGCATTGGATGTACGGCGACCCCGAAAGCCATGATCTGCGTCAGGCGCTGGCCACGCATCACGGCACAACCCCGGATCACATTATCGTGGGGGAAGGCATCGACGGGCTGCTGGGCTATGTGGTGCGGTTGTTTGTGGAACAGGGTGACGCGGTGGTGACCTCTGACGGGGCTTATCCGACCTTCAACTACCATGTGGCAGGCTTTGGCGGGGGTTTGCACAAGGTGCCCTACAAGGATGATCACGAAGATCCCGCGGCACTGTTTGCCAAGGCCGCCGAGGTAGATGCCAAGCTGGTCTATCTGGCCAATCCCGATAACCCGATGGGGTCATGGCACAAGGGCGAGGACATTGCCGCGGCGCTGGAGCGCTTGCCCGCGCGGAGCTTGCTGGTGCTGGATGAGGCCTATGTCGAAACAGCCCCCGAGGGCACCGCCCTGCCCTTGGCATGGGGTGACCCGCGTGTGATACGAATGCGCACTTTCTCAAAGGCTTACGGGATGGCAGGGGCGCGGGTCGGCTATGCGATCGCCGCGCCGGAATTGATCACTGCCTTTCACAAGGTGCGCAATCATTTCGGCATGAACCGTGCCGCGCAAGCGGGTGCCGTGGCGGCGCTGGCGGATCAGGCATGGCTTGCGGTGGTAAAGGATCGCATTGCACAGGCACGCATACAGATTGCCCAGATCGGACGTGACAACGGGCTGATGCCCCTGCCCTCTGCCACTAATTTTGTGACGCTTGATTGCGGCAGCGATGCGGCCTTTGCCAAGGCTATTCTGGACGGTCTGGTGGCGCGTGGGATATTTGTGCGCATGCCGTTTGTTGCCCCGCAAAACCGCTGCATCCGCGTCAGTTGTGGCACAAATGCGGACCACGCTGCATTTGCCGCAGCCCTGCCAGCAGCCATTGCGGCAGCAAAAAAAGGCTGA
- a CDS encoding Tat pathway signal protein has protein sequence MAKLTRRGFIAATVAAGAVRSMPVVLTKPPARRILTLVYDKSLGMMRAIDRLVP, from the coding sequence ATGGCAAAACTCACCCGTCGCGGCTTTATCGCCGCCACTGTCGCCGCTGGTGCGGTGCGCAGCATGCCCGTGGTGCTGACAAAGCCACCCGCCCGCCGTATCCTGACACTGGTTTATGACAAAAGCCTTGGCATGATGCGCGCGATTGACCGGCTGGTCCCCTGA
- a CDS encoding crotonase/enoyl-CoA hydratase family protein produces the protein MTRVTVTYENHIAFVRLTRADKMNAVDQEMIDGIIAAGQEVDASDARAVVLSGEGRAFCAGIDITGLSTMMGKDPAEVINPRTHGEGTTNQWQEVAMIWSRMEIPVIAAIHGVCFGAGMQLALGADIRIAAADARFAVMEMKWGIVPDMGGMVLLPKLVRSDVLRRLTYTAEQISASQAADWGLITEIAEDPLAAATALAITIAGKSPSAIRAAKRLITIAESQDAATVLAAESSIQAALIGKPHQMEVIAAEMGKRPAVFK, from the coding sequence ATGACCCGCGTCACCGTCACCTACGAAAACCACATCGCCTTTGTCCGCCTGACTCGCGCTGACAAAATGAACGCGGTTGATCAGGAAATGATCGACGGAATTATCGCGGCAGGGCAAGAGGTTGACGCCTCTGATGCCCGCGCCGTGGTGCTCTCTGGCGAGGGACGCGCCTTTTGTGCTGGCATCGACATCACCGGCCTGTCCACGATGATGGGCAAAGACCCTGCAGAGGTGATAAACCCGCGCACCCATGGCGAGGGCACCACCAACCAATGGCAAGAGGTCGCGATGATCTGGTCGCGGATGGAGATCCCGGTGATCGCGGCCATCCATGGCGTCTGTTTTGGCGCAGGCATGCAGCTGGCACTGGGGGCCGACATCCGTATCGCCGCAGCTGACGCCCGTTTTGCGGTGATGGAAATGAAATGGGGCATCGTGCCGGACATGGGGGGCATGGTTCTGCTGCCGAAACTGGTTCGCTCTGACGTGCTGCGCCGGCTGACCTATACGGCAGAACAAATAAGCGCCAGTCAGGCCGCCGATTGGGGGCTGATCACCGAGATTGCCGAGGACCCATTGGCCGCCGCCACTGCGCTTGCAATCACCATCGCGGGCAAAAGCCCCTCTGCCATCCGCGCGGCCAAGCGATTGATCACAATTGCAGAATCCCAGGATGCGGCCACGGTCCTTGCTGCTGAATCCAGCATTCAGGCCGCGCTCATTGGCAAGCCCCATCAGATGGAAGTGATTGCCGCGGAAATGGGCAAACGCCCAGCGGTTTTTAAGTAA
- a CDS encoding valine--tRNA ligase, protein MALEKNFDSGEAEARLYAAWEKAGAFKAGANASRDETFSIMIPPPNVTGVLHMGHAFNNTLQDILTRWHRMRGFDTLWQPGQDHAGIATQMVVERQLAADGKPPRRDWTREDFTAEIWKWKAKSGGTIIDQLKRLGASCDWSRNAFTMSGAPNAPAGEEGNFHDAVIKVFVDMYNKGLIYRGKRLVNWDPHFETAISDLEVESTEVDGHMWHFKYPLAGGATYTYVEKDEDGNVTLSEERDYISIATTRPETMLGDGAVAVHPSDERYTSIVGKLCEIPVGPKEHRRLIPIITDEYPDPTFGSGAVKITGAHDFNDYEVAKRNKIPLYALMDTRGAMRSDGLPYDAAAARAQAIAEGTEEAPFDATEINLVPEDYRGLDRFDAREKVIADITAEGLAVMTAHDDPRLGKPAKKKKKGEDEAEDTSPVPLVEAKKIMQPFGDRSKVVIEPALTDQWFVATDKIVQPAIDAVRNDEVRILPEQDKKVYFHWLENIEPWCISRQLWWGHQIPVWYGLDLNGNGFTDDEGDGALDMVELSRLLLQQSLPESSDHHHCAADFDAVSDSFADVLVKLPTPLNHARVVEVASRSEAMHVLAESLAVYTGSQDPTDIVYPVWRDPDVLDTWFSSGLWPIGTLGWPEQTEALEKYFPTSVLITGFDIIFFWVARMMMMQYAVVDQKPFDTVYVHALVRDEKGKKMSKSLGNVLDPLELIDEFGADAVRFTVTSMAAMGRDLKLSTSRITGYRNFGTKLWNAHRFAEMNEVFEMHQAVHGGGTGGVRPAQPSATLNKWIIGETARVREEVDAALTNYRFNDAANTLYAFVWGKVCDWYVELSKPQLQDGAAEAEETRQTMGWVLDQCLILLHPIMPFITEELWQATVNRDKMLVHADWPTYTTADLLDADADRELNWVIGLIEAIRSARAQMHVPAGLKVPMIVTEMDDAAQGAWERNETMIKRLARVESLEKADVFPKGTVSIAAPGATFGLPLAGLIDIAEEKARLQKSLDKLGKEIGGLKGRLNNPKFAASAPPEVVAEAQSNLDARQEEADQLQAALDRLAEME, encoded by the coding sequence ATGGCTCTGGAAAAGAATTTTGACTCAGGCGAGGCCGAAGCCCGCCTCTACGCCGCTTGGGAAAAGGCCGGTGCCTTCAAGGCCGGTGCCAATGCCTCGCGTGATGAAACCTTTTCGATCATGATTCCGCCACCCAATGTCACTGGCGTTCTGCACATGGGCCATGCGTTTAACAACACATTGCAGGACATTCTGACCCGCTGGCACCGGATGCGTGGGTTCGACACGCTGTGGCAGCCCGGACAGGATCACGCCGGCATTGCCACGCAAATGGTTGTTGAACGCCAACTCGCCGCTGACGGCAAACCACCACGCCGCGACTGGACGCGCGAGGATTTCACCGCTGAAATCTGGAAATGGAAAGCCAAATCCGGCGGCACTATCATTGATCAACTCAAACGCCTTGGCGCCTCTTGCGACTGGTCGCGCAACGCCTTCACCATGTCCGGTGCCCCAAATGCGCCAGCAGGTGAAGAAGGCAACTTCCACGACGCCGTGATCAAAGTCTTTGTCGACATGTACAACAAGGGCCTGATCTATCGCGGCAAACGTCTGGTGAACTGGGACCCGCATTTCGAAACCGCGATTTCCGATCTGGAGGTCGAATCCACCGAAGTTGACGGCCATATGTGGCACTTCAAATACCCGCTCGCGGGCGGTGCCACCTATACTTACGTCGAAAAAGACGAAGACGGCAACGTCACGCTTTCCGAAGAACGCGACTATATCTCCATCGCCACCACGCGCCCTGAAACCATGTTGGGCGACGGCGCGGTTGCCGTGCATCCCTCGGATGAACGCTATACCTCCATCGTCGGCAAACTCTGCGAAATTCCGGTTGGACCCAAAGAACACCGCCGCCTGATCCCGATCATCACCGATGAATACCCTGATCCGACATTCGGGTCCGGCGCGGTCAAGATCACCGGTGCACATGACTTTAACGACTACGAAGTCGCCAAGCGTAACAAAATCCCGCTTTACGCGCTGATGGACACCCGTGGCGCGATGCGCAGCGACGGCCTGCCCTATGACGCCGCTGCCGCCCGCGCGCAGGCGATTGCGGAGGGGACCGAAGAAGCGCCGTTTGATGCCACCGAAATCAACCTTGTGCCCGAAGACTACCGTGGCCTTGACCGCTTCGACGCCCGTGAAAAAGTGATCGCGGACATCACCGCTGAAGGGCTGGCCGTGATGACAGCCCATGACGATCCGCGTTTGGGCAAACCTGCGAAGAAAAAGAAAAAAGGCGAAGACGAGGCCGAGGACACCAGCCCCGTGCCACTGGTCGAAGCCAAAAAAATCATGCAACCCTTTGGCGACCGCTCCAAAGTGGTCATCGAACCCGCGCTGACGGACCAGTGGTTCGTCGCCACCGACAAGATCGTGCAGCCCGCGATTGATGCCGTGCGCAATGATGAGGTGCGCATCCTGCCCGAGCAGGACAAAAAGGTGTATTTCCACTGGCTGGAAAACATCGAACCATGGTGCATCTCGCGCCAGTTGTGGTGGGGGCATCAGATTCCGGTTTGGTACGGGCTGGACCTGAACGGGAACGGCTTTACCGACGATGAAGGCGACGGCGCATTGGACATGGTCGAACTGTCCCGCCTGCTGTTGCAACAGTCCCTCCCTGAAAGCAGCGATCACCATCACTGTGCCGCCGATTTCGACGCAGTCAGCGACAGCTTTGCCGATGTCTTGGTCAAACTGCCAACACCGTTGAACCATGCCCGCGTTGTCGAAGTCGCCTCGCGCAGCGAAGCCATGCATGTTCTGGCCGAAAGCCTTGCCGTCTATACCGGCAGTCAGGATCCGACCGATATCGTCTATCCGGTCTGGCGTGACCCCGACGTCCTCGACACGTGGTTCTCCTCCGGCCTCTGGCCCATCGGCACGCTTGGCTGGCCCGAACAGACCGAAGCACTGGAAAAATACTTCCCCACTTCCGTTTTGATCACCGGTTTCGACATCATCTTCTTCTGGGTCGCCCGCATGATGATGATGCAATATGCCGTGGTAGATCAAAAACCCTTCGATACCGTTTACGTCCACGCTCTGGTGCGGGACGAGAAGGGTAAGAAGATGTCGAAATCCCTTGGCAACGTGCTTGATCCGCTCGAATTGATCGACGAATTCGGCGCGGATGCGGTGCGCTTCACCGTGACCTCCATGGCAGCGATGGGCCGTGACCTGAAACTCTCCACCTCCCGCATCACCGGTTATCGGAATTTCGGCACCAAACTTTGGAATGCCCATCGTTTTGCCGAAATGAACGAAGTCTTTGAAATGCACCAGGCGGTGCACGGGGGGGGCACAGGGGGTGTACGCCCGGCACAGCCCTCCGCGACACTGAACAAATGGATCATCGGTGAAACCGCCCGTGTGCGTGAAGAGGTCGACGCGGCCCTCACCAACTACCGCTTCAACGATGCAGCCAACACGCTTTATGCCTTTGTCTGGGGCAAGGTCTGTGACTGGTATGTGGAGCTCTCCAAACCCCAGTTGCAAGACGGCGCAGCAGAGGCCGAAGAGACCCGCCAGACCATGGGTTGGGTGTTGGATCAATGCCTGATCCTGCTGCATCCAATCATGCCGTTCATCACCGAAGAACTGTGGCAAGCCACTGTTAACAGGGATAAAATGTTGGTTCATGCCGATTGGCCGACCTACACAACAGCGGATCTTCTGGACGCGGATGCGGATCGTGAATTGAACTGGGTCATCGGGTTGATCGAAGCCATCCGTTCAGCCCGTGCGCAGATGCATGTACCTGCGGGCCTCAAGGTGCCAATGATCGTCACCGAAATGGACGATGCCGCGCAGGGCGCATGGGAACGTAACGAAACCATGATCAAACGGCTTGCCCGCGTGGAAAGCCTTGAAAAGGCGGATGTTTTCCCCAAAGGAACGGTCTCTATCGCCGCCCCCGGTGCCACCTTCGGCCTGCCGCTGGCGGGTCTGATTGACATCGCTGAGGAAAAGGCGCGCCTGCAGAAATCGCTGGACAAACTGGGCAAGGAAATCGGTGGTTTGAAAGGCCGGTTGAACAACCCAAAATTCGCCGCCTCCGCCCCACCAGAGGTGGTTGCAGAAGCTCAGAGCAATCTCGATGCACGTCAGGAAGAGGCAGACCAGTTGCAGGCTGCGTTGGATCGTCTGGCAGAGATGGAATAG
- a CDS encoding xanthine dehydrogenase family protein molybdopterin-binding subunit, whose translation MDKFGKSQSVIRTEDVRFLTGAGRYVDDIAPKGALHAYFFRSPVAHGVISELDISDAAEAEGVHLVLTCADLEAAGMNIAMAGAQIVNRDGSKGAGPLRPMLAKERVRYVGEPVAVIVAESIAQARDAAELILFGVEDLPAKIDVAAGGETLHGEAPDNKAMDWGMGDEAATEAAFQVAAKTVALEVEDNRIIVNSMEPRGCYAEWSDGRVHVANNGQGVWVHKGYIAKAFGLDEDKVRVTNPDTGGGFGMKSMTYNEYFCVAQAARVLERPVRWMSERTEAMLTDNGGRDLTSLAEFAFDAHNKITAYRVTSKCNLGAYNSQYAQFIQTQLFSRVLMGVYDVQTTWLQVDGYYTNTVPVDAYRGAGRPEAIYVLERLIDRAARELEVDPWELRRINFIKAEQFPYKAATGETYDVGDFDRLLTRVAQEADRAGIAARKAADAKRGLLRGQGLCYYIESILGDPSEGAKVVFEDDGSVTIYVGTQSNGQGHETVYAQFLADQTGIPAARIRVVQGDSDLIAQGGGTGGSRSVTTQNNATLATVAKITERFTAFLADEMGVAASEISFDDERFRAEGSNLTPTMLEVAEMAREKGRDDLLSHHERATLPARSFPNGAHVAEVVIDPETGVVTTESYTVVDDFGNLINPMLAEGQVHGGVAQGVGQAVQERVVYDEDGQLLTASFMDYAMPRAADLPYISFTSEPVPSTANIMGMKGCGEAGTVGAMAAIANAVQDALWDQGVRQADMPFTPHRVWELLNEGRIAAE comes from the coding sequence ATGGATAAATTCGGCAAAAGTCAGTCGGTCATTCGGACAGAAGATGTACGCTTTTTGACCGGCGCGGGGCGCTATGTGGATGACATCGCACCGAAGGGAGCGTTGCATGCCTATTTCTTCCGTTCGCCTGTGGCGCATGGGGTGATCAGCGAGCTGGATATTTCGGATGCGGCTGAGGCAGAGGGGGTGCATCTGGTGCTGACCTGCGCGGATCTGGAAGCGGCGGGCATGAATATCGCCATGGCCGGGGCGCAGATTGTCAATCGGGATGGCTCAAAAGGTGCGGGGCCGCTGCGCCCGATGCTGGCCAAGGAGCGTGTGCGCTACGTTGGGGAGCCGGTGGCGGTGATCGTGGCGGAGAGCATTGCGCAGGCGCGAGATGCGGCAGAGCTGATCCTGTTTGGTGTGGAGGATCTGCCGGCGAAGATTGATGTGGCGGCAGGTGGAGAGACCCTGCACGGTGAAGCCCCGGACAATAAGGCGATGGATTGGGGCATGGGGGATGAGGCCGCAACCGAGGCGGCCTTTCAGGTGGCAGCGAAAACCGTGGCGCTGGAGGTTGAGGACAACCGGATCATCGTCAATTCGATGGAGCCGCGCGGCTGTTATGCGGAATGGAGTGACGGGCGTGTGCATGTGGCCAATAACGGGCAGGGCGTTTGGGTGCATAAGGGCTATATCGCCAAGGCGTTTGGGCTGGACGAAGACAAGGTGCGCGTGACCAACCCGGATACGGGGGGTGGTTTCGGCATGAAGTCGATGACCTATAACGAATATTTCTGCGTGGCGCAGGCGGCGCGTGTGCTGGAACGTCCGGTGCGCTGGATGTCGGAACGGACCGAGGCGATGTTGACCGACAATGGCGGGCGTGACCTGACCTCGCTGGCGGAGTTTGCCTTTGATGCGCATAACAAGATCACCGCCTATCGTGTGACCAGCAAGTGCAATCTGGGGGCCTATAATTCGCAGTATGCGCAGTTCATCCAGACGCAGCTGTTCAGCCGCGTGTTGATGGGTGTTTATGACGTGCAGACCACCTGGTTGCAGGTGGATGGCTATTACACCAACACGGTGCCGGTGGATGCCTATCGCGGGGCGGGACGGCCCGAGGCGATCTATGTGCTGGAACGGTTGATCGACCGGGCAGCGCGTGAGTTGGAGGTGGACCCATGGGAACTGCGCCGGATCAACTTTATCAAAGCGGAGCAGTTTCCCTATAAGGCGGCGACGGGTGAAACCTATGATGTGGGGGATTTTGATCGTTTGCTGACCCGTGTGGCACAGGAGGCCGACCGCGCAGGGATTGCGGCGCGCAAGGCGGCGGATGCGAAACGCGGGCTGCTGCGCGGGCAGGGGCTGTGTTACTATATCGAGAGCATTCTGGGCGACCCAAGCGAAGGGGCCAAAGTTGTGTTCGAAGATGACGGCAGCGTCACGATTTATGTCGGCACACAATCGAACGGGCAGGGGCATGAAACCGTCTATGCCCAGTTCCTTGCCGATCAGACCGGCATCCCGGCAGCGCGTATTCGCGTGGTGCAGGGCGATTCGGATTTGATTGCGCAGGGCGGCGGCACCGGTGGATCGCGCTCTGTCACCACGCAGAACAATGCGACTTTGGCGACGGTGGCCAAAATCACCGAACGTTTCACCGCCTTTCTTGCGGATGAAATGGGCGTAGCCGCCAGCGAGATCAGTTTTGACGATGAACGGTTCCGCGCGGAAGGGTCAAACCTGACCCCCACCATGCTGGAGGTCGCCGAGATGGCCCGCGAAAAAGGCCGTGACGACCTGTTGAGTCATCACGAACGTGCGACCTTGCCCGCCCGCAGTTTTCCCAACGGGGCACATGTGGCCGAGGTGGTGATTGACCCGGAAACCGGCGTTGTCACTACAGAAAGCTACACCGTAGTTGATGATTTTGGTAATCTTATCAATCCGATGCTGGCCGAAGGGCAGGTGCATGGTGGTGTCGCCCAAGGGGTTGGGCAGGCCGTGCAGGAGCGGGTTGTCTATGACGAGGACGGTCAGCTGCTCACGGCATCGTTCATGGACTATGCCATGCCCCGTGCGGCAGACCTTCCTTACATTTCCTTTACCTCGGAGCCTGTACCTTCGACGGCGAATATCATGGGAATGAAAGGCTGTGGCGAAGCCGGCACTGTGGGTGCCATGGCGGCCATTGCAAATGCGGTACAGGATGCCTTGTGGGATCAAGGGGTGCGTCAGGCGGATATGCCGTTTACGCCGCACCGCGTCTGGGAGTTGTTGAATGAGGGCCGGATCGCGGCAGAATAA
- a CDS encoding DUF2235 domain-containing protein, which produces MRAGSRQNKRVKTQISVPEATPRAATTHVIVLDGTLSSLEPLHQTNAARTYMLLKETGPAVSLYYESGLQWDDWRSVLDVASGKGINRLIRRAYGWLASRYRPGDRIFLFGYSRGAYAVRSLAGVIDMVGLLQAEHATSRNIRMAYRHYECSPEMSTRTAFRNAHCYAQVEIEMIGVWDTVKSLGINAPVLWRLSEHLHAFHNHDLSHVVRNGFHALAHDETRVAYQPVLWQSHAGFAGRVEQVWFPGAHGDVGGQLGGFEAARPLANIPLVWMLEQAESCGLTLPVEWRSRFPQDPTAPARGTWRGHGKILMSRRKRIVGQDPSERLHQSIAQRQAAQQQDKTVMPEARTGNM; this is translated from the coding sequence ATGAGGGCCGGATCGCGGCAGAATAAGCGCGTTAAAACACAGATCTCGGTTCCCGAGGCTACGCCCCGGGCCGCGACCACCCATGTGATCGTTCTGGACGGCACCCTGTCGTCGCTGGAACCGCTGCATCAGACCAACGCGGCGCGGACCTATATGCTGCTCAAGGAAACAGGGCCGGCGGTTTCTCTGTATTACGAGTCGGGATTGCAATGGGATGACTGGCGTTCGGTGTTGGATGTGGCGTCGGGCAAGGGGATCAATAGACTAATCCGGCGCGCCTATGGTTGGCTGGCCTCTCGCTATCGCCCCGGTGACCGGATTTTCCTGTTTGGTTATTCGCGCGGTGCCTATGCGGTACGCTCCTTGGCTGGCGTGATTGATATGGTGGGCCTGTTGCAGGCGGAGCATGCGACAAGCCGCAATATCCGCATGGCCTATCGCCACTATGAATGCAGCCCCGAGATGTCCACCCGCACAGCATTTCGCAATGCCCATTGTTACGCCCAAGTCGAAATTGAAATGATCGGTGTCTGGGACACGGTGAAATCGCTGGGGATTAACGCGCCGGTGCTGTGGCGGTTGTCCGAGCACCTGCATGCCTTTCACAATCACGACCTGAGCCATGTTGTGCGCAACGGGTTTCACGCGTTGGCCCATGATGAGACCCGTGTGGCGTATCAGCCGGTTCTCTGGCAATCCCATGCGGGGTTTGCGGGGCGGGTGGAACAGGTCTGGTTTCCCGGTGCGCATGGCGATGTAGGCGGGCAGCTGGGCGGGTTTGAGGCCGCGCGGCCGTTGGCGAACATCCCGCTCGTCTGGATGTTGGAGCAGGCAGAAAGCTGTGGACTGACGCTGCCGGTGGAATGGCGTTCCCGCTTTCCACAGGATCCAACAGCCCCGGCGCGGGGCACTTGGCGCGGGCATGGCAAGATATTGATGTCACGCAGGAAACGCATTGTCGGGCAGGACCCGTCAGAACGGCTGCACCAAAGTATAGCGCAGCGTCAGGCGGCGCAGCAGCAGGATAAAACTGTGATGCCGGAAGCCAGAACAGGCAATATGTAA
- a CDS encoding PaaI family thioesterase yields MPRIATKPEDLLSQSEALQMSGLEFMQAILDGTNPGPPIGATMGYTLHDLEEGRAVFRGTPEFNVTNPMGTVHGGWYGTLLDSAMACAVMTQVPRGSIYTTLEYKINILRGIPLGMQIDCIGVTDHVGRSTGVAHGEIRGVEDGKLYATGSTTCIIMKIA; encoded by the coding sequence ATGCCCCGCATTGCGACGAAACCCGAAGACCTGCTCAGCCAGTCCGAAGCATTGCAAATGTCCGGGCTGGAATTCATGCAAGCCATTCTGGACGGCACCAACCCCGGCCCGCCCATCGGGGCAACCATGGGCTATACCCTGCATGATCTCGAAGAAGGCCGCGCAGTGTTTCGCGGCACCCCCGAATTCAATGTCACCAACCCGATGGGGACCGTGCATGGCGGCTGGTACGGCACCTTGCTGGACAGTGCCATGGCCTGTGCGGTGATGACGCAAGTGCCACGCGGATCAATCTATACCACCTTGGAATACAAGATAAATATCCTGCGCGGCATTCCCTTGGGCATGCAGATTGATTGTATCGGCGTGACCGATCATGTGGGCCGCTCGACCGGCGTGGCCCATGGCGAAATCAGAGGGGTTGAGGATGGCAAGCTTTATGCCACGGGCTCAACCACCTGTATCATAATGAAAATCGCCTAG